A single genomic interval of Dromiciops gliroides isolate mDroGli1 chromosome 1, mDroGli1.pri, whole genome shotgun sequence harbors:
- the LOC122741434 gene encoding vomeronasal type-1 receptor 2-like, with protein sequence MLPNIIFLGIMFLSVTTVGTIANFFLFTFYLLNILSRNKISFLTFIFIQLSMVNSTMLISKGVPQTLQGLGWNFFLDNVGCKVVFYFHKVSQGLSISLTCLLCTFQAITISPSNSRWAEFKVRATQHTIPFNLFCWVLNLLIEIPIPVTTRGPGSSKNITDTFDFVFCTAEHIMAVYLIMTIFRNMLCLGFMLSASCYMVLLLHKHHKHVQKILSSNLSPRRHPETRATQTILLLMSTFVSFYILDLILTLFLSYFNQKSPWMLSTSIFLSLCYPTISPFLLIPRLPSCTCNFWSK encoded by the coding sequence ATGCTTCCAAACATCATCTTCCTTGGGATTATGTTTCTTTCTGTGACCACAGTAGGAACTATAGCAaacttctttctctttaccttttATCTGTTAAATATCCTTTCTAGGAACAAGATaagttttttaacttttattttcatcCAGCTGAGCATGGTGAACTCCACTATGCTTATTAGCAAGGGAGTTCCACAAACATTGCAGGGTTTGGGGTGGAACTTTTTCTTGGATAATGTTGGATGCAAAGTTGTATTTTACTTTCACAAAGTGAGTCAAGGCCTTTCAATTTCCTTGACTTGCCTCCTGTGTACCTTCCAGGCCATTACCATTAGCCCAAGTAATTCCAGGTGGGCAGAATTCAAAGTTAGAGCCACACAACATACCATCCCCTTTAATCTCTTCTGCTGGGTCCTCAATCTGCTGATAGAAATTCCTATACCAGTAACTACAAGGGGCCCAGGAAGCAGCAAAAACATTACAGATACATTTGACTTTGTGTTTTGTACTGCAGAACATATCATGGCTGTTTATTTAATAATGACCATTTTCAGAAATATGCTTTGTTTGGGGTTCATGTTGTCAGCAAGTTGCTACATGGTGCTTCTCCTACACAAACACCACAAGCATGTCCAGAAAATTCTGAGCTCCAATCTCTCACCCAGAAGGCACCCTGAGACCAGAGCCACCCAAACCATCCTTTTACTCATGAGCACATTTGTCAGCTTTTACATACTCGACTTGATTTTAACTCTTTTTCTCAGTTACTTTAACCAAAAGTCTCCCTGGATGTTGTCTACATCTATCTTCCTGTCACTATGTTACCCAACCATCAGTCCCTTTCTGTTGATCCCCAGACTCCCCAGCTGTACTTGTAATTTCTGGTCCAAGTAA